The nucleotide window CACGCGGCGCACGTCGAGGAGGAGGTGATCGTCTACCTCAACCGGCTCTCCGATCTCCTCTTCACCCTGGCGCGCCTGGCGAACCACCGCGCGGGGGTACCCGACGTCCCCTGGGTGCCGAACCCCCGCTGATGCGGCGTGTACTCATGGGTCCGGAGCCCGGACGCCGGGCTGCGGCCCGTTCACCGTACGAGAGAAGGAGTCGATAGATGCCATATCCCGAGATGCTGCTGGCCCCCATGCGGCAGGAGCTGACGCGCCTGGGCGTGAAGGAGCTGAAGACCGCGGACGAGGTCCGCGAGACGCTGGAGGATTCCCAGGGGACCACCATGGTGGTGGTGAACTCCATCTGCGGGTGCGCCGCCCGCAACGCGCGCCCCGCCGTTGCCATGGCGCTGCAGCACGAGAAGCTCCCGGAGCGGGTGACCACCGTCTTCGCGGGACAGGACCTGGACG belongs to Longimicrobiaceae bacterium and includes:
- a CDS encoding BrxA/BrxB family bacilliredoxin, with amino-acid sequence MPYPEMLLAPMRQELTRLGVKELKTADEVRETLEDSQGTTMVVVNSICGCAARNARPAVAMALQHEKLPERVTTVFAGQDLDATAEARRHFLGYAPSSPSIALLKDGDVAFMLERHDIEGRSAEEIAQDLVNAFDRYC